One region of Flavobacterium sp. GSB-24 genomic DNA includes:
- a CDS encoding gliding motility-associated C-terminal domain-containing protein: MKKIYSQYFAVFYFLLMLIIGTTEANAQVIKPFKERTSSYSPTKTIYKIKGDFTMIGNTNLTMQNYDAGETNGPFPMVYVDKDNNNQTVNSSAATLDLLNDSGVKLTNCYNIVYAGLYWTGRVSDAAYSPNSFNVTKNGVTKTLDKRKILFKGPNDSTYDEFTATDIYFPTNADNNMFTAYAEVTDYVRTNGIGEYFAANIAATEGADGGAIGKYAGWGLVVVYENSNMKNRDITVFDGHAFVQNNITAEHSFTVSGFNSVTSGPVDVKLGVMAGEGDVNYEGDYFQIQKLNTNNYLSLSRTGNSANNFFNSSISTGGNNRNPNLVNNSGLDISMFKLPNSNKDIIGNNQTSTTFKYGSTVDTYTIFSIVMAIDAYVPEIEGVLTATTINGSSAGAGPYTVLPGQELGYKIQIKNRGSEAIQNSKIVIPIPYNATFVSGSLAKTVNFTPAPSPNLLTYEPTIGANGSIVWNIGTLPLPSDPNTVLAELTFQLKSTENCALLKNSNCSNVIQVNGSLSGQGVNSTVTVTDKPLILGYTTSGSCTGTTISAPLQTTIDSSNYTNVNCQATSPTISFTFCNNASSIPITDVTGSFPSGSTFYNAYPVVAGTTTQYTINNPFPATVGTSTYYAIPPGAAAGCYFQFTIKVESITTMPTVTDPVNYCIGDNALPLTAVPSKPEYTLYYYQTATSTGQQTLTPSTAVAGQFTYYVAEGKTNACIGPKKAIVVNINSKPTITITNPLPICAPAATVDLTAANITAGSTSGLTYTYWTDAAATLPYANFSTAVPGTYYIKGTNTSNCYDIKPVVITKSTVIVTELTASHVDVKCFNEATGSITVNNASGGVAPYTYSWKKNGSAYAGASQTLNNLGFGVYEVAATDANGCQGTITISILQPNAPLALAVSSKTDVLCFGESTGSVTAGIVTNAVGTVTYSWKNSANVEVGTTASVSNLTAGTYTLTVTDSCSSQSNSVTIDQPIAALTLGISSKTDVLCFGESTGSVTAGTITNAVGTITYSWKNSANVEVGSTASVSNLPAGTYTLTVTDSCSSQSNTVTISQPQNALNAVKTQTDVTCGGGNNGSATVTVSGGTSGYTYTWNTNPVQTTASAIGLTAGNYSVVITDENGCQLSESFTIIDGDSVIPIINPLPQTTTIYCPAAPVFEQATASDTNGTISSLTYVDTITPGNCAGSYTTTRTWTAKDACGNISLPVSQTIMVQDNTAPTWTIQAGTLDQTIECSDASALTAAQALFPTAYDTCDADVTNIVKVSGSFTASANCANAGTYTNTWTVKDDCGNTSDTFTQVITIQDTTAPIFTGTLPLDIEASCDAVPEPAEMHASDNCNGDLPIVFSETKSDIQNGCASNYTLTRTWKTSDCSGNTASYTQILTVRDKTAPTGTAPANVNNLGSIDLIPVGSPSDIKDATDNCSPTVNITVADTSTECDGNVSIVTRTYTLIDCAGNITKLVQTFSVNCKVIKVIVANDDTAGPVAGVNHSTTNVLNVFSNDTLEGIPVTPTDVILTTVTPNNYLQLNPNGSVDVLPNAPAGTLTLVYQICEAGQTDNCDTATVTITIEAPKMTVTATPICINDVPYIDYVVTPINFTPVNGLTITWADSSNTIITTMTDLPLNGRVLWPGAVVDGTGKGIDWPGWIFENNKWIQGPDGFEKLRPAANLIISLNPTETITVNYPPADPYCTARPTFAINANDDNPTPITGPGAVTNIVNVLTNDTLNNSPANINDLILTTVTPDPKGVLTLNPNGSVDVAANVPAGTYILTYQICEKADFGNCDTAIVTVIILDTPAPPTPVVANDDSYNNIGCNTFGLVGNVLSNDFKGLNPATLQLVNFTLINENNTKTDPNITIDASGNVTVSSLTPAGTYTYSYRICDKLSAENCDTAIVTITVAPNGITEIKSTACTDDSTLINLTTLLPEGSPTTGSWIDRNNTNSLQGSVFNPFGISLGNYSFEYIIADEKCPRSIVLDMEVNDDCKVLACGNVLPHNAFSPNGDGTNDIFKIDNIEDLTCYPENTVEIYNRWGILVFETKNYNNTTNAFDGNSRGRTTVKQSDGLPTGTYFYIINYKSVDGNNAIQDNKLDGYLYLSK; encoded by the coding sequence ATGAAAAAAATCTACTCTCAATATTTTGCGGTTTTTTATTTCTTGTTGATGCTTATCATTGGTACTACTGAAGCAAATGCGCAGGTTATAAAACCGTTTAAAGAAAGAACATCTTCTTATTCTCCTACCAAAACGATTTATAAAATTAAAGGAGATTTTACGATGATTGGAAACACTAATCTAACTATGCAGAATTACGACGCTGGTGAAACCAACGGACCTTTCCCGATGGTATATGTAGATAAGGATAATAACAATCAAACTGTTAACTCTTCTGCGGCAACTTTGGATTTGCTAAATGACAGCGGAGTAAAATTAACGAACTGCTATAATATTGTTTATGCTGGATTGTACTGGACTGGGAGAGTTTCTGATGCGGCTTACAGCCCAAACTCTTTTAATGTGACTAAAAATGGCGTGACTAAAACTTTAGATAAAAGAAAAATTCTGTTTAAAGGGCCTAATGATAGTACTTATGATGAATTTACGGCGACAGATATTTATTTTCCGACAAATGCAGATAACAATATGTTTACTGCTTACGCGGAGGTTACGGATTATGTAAGAACAAACGGAATTGGTGAATATTTTGCGGCCAACATCGCGGCAACTGAAGGTGCTGACGGAGGCGCGATAGGAAAATATGCGGGATGGGGTTTGGTCGTGGTTTATGAAAATTCTAACATGAAAAACAGAGATATTACTGTTTTTGACGGACACGCTTTTGTGCAAAATAATATAACCGCAGAACATAGTTTTACTGTTTCGGGCTTTAACTCTGTAACATCTGGGCCAGTCGATGTTAAACTTGGAGTTATGGCCGGCGAAGGTGATGTGAACTATGAGGGTGATTACTTTCAGATTCAAAAATTGAATACCAACAATTATTTAAGCTTAAGCCGAACTGGAAATTCTGCCAATAACTTTTTTAATTCTTCTATTAGCACTGGTGGAAACAACAGAAATCCGAATTTGGTTAATAATTCGGGACTTGATATCAGCATGTTTAAACTTCCAAACAGTAACAAAGATATTATTGGAAACAATCAGACGTCTACGACTTTTAAATATGGATCTACCGTTGACACCTATACGATTTTCTCGATCGTAATGGCAATTGATGCATACGTACCAGAAATTGAAGGTGTTCTTACAGCTACAACTATTAACGGAAGTTCTGCTGGTGCTGGTCCTTACACTGTTTTGCCAGGTCAAGAACTTGGCTATAAAATACAAATAAAAAATAGAGGTTCTGAAGCGATTCAAAACAGCAAGATTGTTATTCCAATTCCGTACAATGCCACATTTGTTAGCGGAAGTTTAGCTAAAACAGTGAATTTCACTCCAGCTCCTTCGCCAAATTTGCTTACTTACGAACCTACAATTGGCGCCAACGGATCTATTGTCTGGAACATTGGCACATTACCTTTACCATCTGATCCAAATACTGTTTTGGCTGAGCTGACATTCCAATTAAAATCTACAGAAAACTGTGCTTTGCTTAAAAACTCAAACTGCAGTAATGTAATTCAAGTAAACGGCTCGTTAAGCGGACAAGGTGTAAATTCGACTGTAACAGTAACCGACAAACCTTTAATTTTAGGTTATACAACCTCTGGAAGCTGTACAGGAACTACTATATCTGCACCGCTTCAAACCACTATAGATTCTTCAAATTATACAAATGTGAATTGTCAGGCTACTTCACCAACTATTTCTTTTACTTTTTGTAATAATGCATCCTCAATTCCAATTACAGATGTAACGGGTTCGTTTCCTTCTGGTTCCACATTTTACAATGCATACCCAGTAGTAGCGGGAACAACAACCCAATATACGATTAACAACCCTTTCCCTGCGACAGTGGGAACATCAACTTATTATGCAATTCCTCCCGGAGCTGCTGCCGGATGTTACTTTCAATTTACGATTAAAGTTGAAAGCATTACAACAATGCCAACTGTTACAGATCCCGTAAACTATTGTATTGGCGATAATGCGCTTCCTTTAACTGCGGTACCAAGCAAACCCGAGTATACATTATACTATTACCAAACTGCCACTTCAACAGGCCAGCAGACATTAACACCTTCTACTGCTGTTGCAGGACAATTTACCTATTATGTTGCAGAAGGAAAAACCAATGCCTGCATTGGTCCTAAAAAAGCAATTGTAGTCAATATAAATTCAAAACCAACAATAACTATAACCAATCCACTTCCTATTTGTGCACCAGCAGCAACAGTAGATTTAACCGCTGCAAATATCACTGCTGGCAGCACATCAGGTTTGACTTATACGTATTGGACTGATGCTGCTGCGACTCTTCCGTATGCCAATTTTAGTACTGCCGTTCCTGGAACTTATTATATCAAAGGAACAAATACTTCTAATTGTTACGATATAAAACCAGTCGTAATTACCAAAAGCACCGTTATAGTTACAGAATTAACTGCTTCGCATGTAGATGTAAAATGTTTTAATGAAGCTACTGGCTCAATTACTGTAAATAATGCTTCTGGAGGAGTTGCTCCATACACTTATTCATGGAAAAAGAACGGTTCTGCGTATGCTGGAGCTTCTCAAACTTTAAATAATTTGGGATTTGGAGTTTATGAGGTTGCAGCAACTGATGCCAATGGCTGCCAAGGAACAATAACAATTAGTATTTTACAACCCAATGCTCCTTTAGCCCTTGCAGTTTCTTCAAAAACAGATGTTTTATGTTTTGGAGAAAGTACTGGATCTGTAACTGCCGGCATAGTAACAAATGCTGTGGGAACAGTAACGTATTCCTGGAAAAACAGTGCAAATGTTGAAGTAGGAACAACTGCTTCTGTATCTAATCTTACAGCGGGAACTTATACTTTAACGGTAACCGATTCTTGTTCTTCTCAATCTAATTCGGTTACAATCGATCAGCCAATCGCTGCTTTAACTTTGGGAATTTCTTCTAAAACAGATGTTTTATGTTTTGGTGAAAGTACTGGATCTGTAACTGCAGGAACAATTACAAATGCTGTGGGAACAATAACGTATTCCTGGAAAAACAGTGCAAATGTTGAAGTAGGAAGTACAGCTTCTGTTTCAAATCTGCCTGCGGGAACTTATACTTTAACGGTAACAGATTCTTGTTCTTCTCAATCTAATACTGTAACAATTTCGCAGCCACAAAATGCATTAAATGCAGTAAAAACACAAACTGATGTTACTTGTGGAGGCGGTAATAACGGTTCTGCTACCGTAACGGTTTCTGGCGGAACTTCTGGGTATACTTATACTTGGAATACAAATCCTGTGCAGACAACTGCTTCGGCAATTGGTCTTACTGCTGGAAACTATAGCGTTGTTATCACAGATGAAAATGGATGCCAGCTTTCTGAATCATTTACAATTATTGATGGAGATTCTGTTATACCAATTATAAATCCGCTACCACAGACTACTACAATTTATTGTCCAGCAGCGCCTGTTTTTGAACAAGCAACTGCTTCTGATACTAATGGAACTATTTCTTCATTAACCTACGTTGATACTATTACGCCAGGAAATTGTGCTGGATCGTATACAACTACAAGAACTTGGACCGCAAAAGATGCTTGTGGAAACATTTCGCTTCCTGTTAGCCAAACCATAATGGTACAAGATAATACGGCGCCAACTTGGACAATTCAAGCGGGAACTTTAGATCAAACTATTGAGTGCAGTGACGCATCAGCTTTAACAGCTGCGCAGGCTTTATTTCCAACAGCGTATGATACTTGTGATGCTGATGTAACCAATATTGTAAAAGTTAGCGGTTCATTTACAGCTTCTGCAAATTGTGCAAATGCTGGAACTTACACCAATACTTGGACTGTGAAAGATGACTGCGGAAATACTTCTGATACTTTCACGCAGGTGATTACTATTCAAGATACAACTGCACCAATATTTACAGGTACTCTTCCTTTGGATATCGAAGCATCTTGTGACGCAGTTCCTGAACCAGCTGAAATGCATGCTTCAGATAATTGCAATGGAGATTTGCCAATTGTATTCTCCGAAACAAAATCGGATATTCAAAATGGATGTGCTTCTAACTACACTTTAACCCGCACATGGAAAACGAGTGATTGTAGTGGAAACACAGCATCATATACTCAAATTCTTACTGTAAGAGATAAAACGGCTCCGACTGGAACAGCTCCTGCGAATGTAAATAATTTAGGCAGTATAGATTTGATTCCTGTCGGAAGTCCATCAGACATAAAAGATGCTACTGATAATTGCAGTCCTACAGTAAATATAACTGTAGCAGATACCAGTACTGAGTGCGACGGAAATGTTTCTATCGTAACGAGAACTTACACCTTAATAGATTGCGCTGGAAACATCACTAAATTGGTTCAGACCTTTAGTGTAAATTGTAAAGTTATAAAAGTCATTGTAGCGAATGATGATACTGCTGGACCAGTTGCCGGTGTAAATCATAGTACCACAAATGTTTTGAATGTGTTTTCAAACGATACTCTTGAAGGTATCCCAGTAACGCCAACCGATGTAATACTGACAACCGTAACACCAAATAATTATTTACAATTAAATCCTAATGGTTCTGTAGATGTATTACCAAATGCGCCGGCAGGAACATTAACATTAGTATATCAAATTTGTGAAGCAGGCCAAACAGATAACTGTGATACTGCAACTGTTACAATTACAATTGAAGCACCAAAAATGACGGTTACTGCAACACCTATTTGTATCAACGACGTTCCTTACATTGATTATGTGGTTACTCCTATAAACTTCACTCCTGTGAACGGATTAACAATTACTTGGGCAGACAGTAGCAATACTATTATTACAACAATGACCGATTTACCCTTAAATGGTCGTGTATTATGGCCTGGAGCTGTTGTCGACGGAACTGGAAAAGGAATTGACTGGCCGGGATGGATTTTTGAAAATAATAAATGGATTCAAGGTCCTGATGGATTTGAAAAATTACGTCCTGCAGCTAATCTGATAATATCTTTAAATCCAACCGAAACTATTACTGTTAATTATCCACCAGCAGATCCCTATTGTACTGCCAGACCAACATTTGCAATTAATGCTAATGACGATAATCCAACACCTATTACAGGACCTGGAGCAGTTACCAATATTGTAAATGTTCTTACCAACGATACATTAAACAATAGTCCTGCAAATATTAATGATCTAATATTAACCACCGTAACACCAGATCCTAAAGGAGTTTTAACATTAAATCCAAACGGATCGGTAGACGTTGCTGCCAATGTACCTGCCGGTACTTACATATTGACTTATCAGATTTGTGAGAAAGCCGATTTCGGAAACTGTGATACAGCTATTGTAACTGTCATAATTCTAGATACTCCTGCTCCGCCTACTCCAGTTGTGGCTAATGATGATAGTTACAACAATATCGGATGTAATACTTTTGGACTTGTCGGCAATGTTTTAAGTAATGATTTCAAAGGGCTAAATCCTGCAACGCTGCAACTAGTAAACTTTACACTTATTAACGAAAATAATACTAAAACAGATCCAAACATTACAATTGACGCTTCTGGAAATGTAACCGTTTCTAGTTTGACACCAGCGGGAACTTACACTTATAGTTATAGAATTTGTGACAAATTGAGTGCTGAGAATTGTGATACTGCAATTGTCACTATTACGGTAGCTCCAAACGGAATTACAGAAATTAAAAGTACAGCTTGTACTGACGATTCAACCCTGATTAACTTAACAACTTTACTCCCAGAAGGCAGTCCGACTACTGGTTCTTGGATTGATAGAAATAATACGAATAGCCTTCAGGGAAGTGTATTTAATCCGTTTGGTATATCGCTTGGTAATTATTCATTTGAGTATATAATAGCAGATGAAAAATGTCCAAGAAGCATTGTCCTAGATATGGAAGTAAACGATGATTGTAAAGTACTAGCCTGTGGCAATGTTTTACCTCATAATGCCTTTTCTCCAAATGGCGACGGAACGAACGATATTTTCAAAATTGACAATATTGAAGATTTAACTTGTTATCCAGAAAATACAGTTGAAATATATAACCGCTGGGGAATTCTAGTTTTTGAAACCAAAAATTATAACAATACAACAAATGCATTTGACGGTAACTCAAGAGGAAGAACAACTGTAAAGCAATCTGACGGACTCCCAACTGGTACTTATTTTTATATTATTAATTATAAGTCTGTCGATGGAAATAATGCTATTCAAGATAACAAACTAGACGGGTATTTATATCTATCGAAATAA
- a CDS encoding type IX secretion system membrane protein PorP/SprF encodes MRTKLFFFVILLVTYMGHAQQDAQFTQYMYNTININPAYAGSRGALSIFALHRDQWVGLDGAPKTNTISVNTPINNSNVGLGVSLVNDKIGPTNENQFSVDLSYTVPTSETWKLSFGIKGTADIFNLDVTKLNPETQGDPQFQNLNNDFSPNIGAGIYWHSDNAYIGLSVPNFIQTNRYDDNDVAIYKDKINYYLMGGYIFDFSQEVKFKPAVLTKMVEGAPLQVDVSANFLFFEKLTLGVAYRWDAAVSAMAGFQLTDGLYLGYAYDNETTRLRNYNSGSHEIFLRFEFFKNNGKMTTPRFF; translated from the coding sequence ATGAGAACAAAATTATTTTTCTTCGTCATTCTGTTAGTTACCTATATGGGGCATGCACAACAAGATGCGCAGTTTACTCAATATATGTACAATACCATAAATATCAATCCTGCTTATGCTGGTTCTCGTGGTGCATTAAGCATTTTTGCGCTGCATCGTGATCAATGGGTGGGACTCGATGGAGCTCCAAAAACCAATACAATTTCAGTAAATACCCCAATTAATAATAGTAATGTCGGACTTGGAGTGTCTTTGGTAAACGACAAAATTGGTCCAACAAATGAGAATCAATTTTCTGTAGATCTGTCTTATACAGTTCCAACCTCAGAAACTTGGAAACTCTCTTTTGGTATAAAAGGTACAGCCGATATCTTTAATCTTGACGTAACAAAACTAAATCCAGAAACTCAAGGAGATCCGCAATTTCAAAATCTGAACAATGACTTTTCGCCCAATATTGGGGCAGGTATTTATTGGCATTCTGATAACGCTTACATCGGATTATCTGTTCCAAATTTTATACAAACCAATCGTTACGACGACAATGATGTTGCCATTTACAAAGACAAAATAAATTACTATTTAATGGGAGGTTATATTTTTGATTTTTCTCAAGAAGTAAAATTCAAACCTGCAGTTTTAACTAAAATGGTCGAAGGCGCACCACTTCAAGTTGATGTGTCTGCTAACTTTTTATTCTTTGAAAAACTCACCTTGGGTGTTGCTTACAGATGGGATGCTGCTGTAAGTGCAATGGCAGGATTTCAACTCACAGACGGACTATATCTTGGTTATGCGTATGATAATGAAACGACTAGATTAAGAAACTACAATTCTGGCTCACACGAAATTTTCCTGCGCTTTGAATTCTTTAAAAACAACGGTAAAATGACAACTCCTCGTTTCTTCTAA
- a CDS encoding OmpA family protein — translation MKNYTLYFFTIISAFSFSSYAQQSKINSGDKKYDNYAYVDAIKTYEKVANKGYKSEDMFKKLGNSYYFNSDFEGAAKWYGELFAMNTTVEPEYYYRYAQSLKSTGDIAKANKIFDEFNTQSKNDTRAKLYKNDVNYLDEIKANSGRYKIEDAGINSKYSDYGSFVYDNKIYFASARDTGNFSQRKHKWTGEYFTNIYNADLNPETGKAAKVNKFKSAINTKFHEASPVFTKDGKTVYFTRNNYINGKKGKDDNKITLIKIYKAELDSNNKWTNIAELPFNSDNYSAGHPALSPDEKTLYFSSDMPGSVGQSDLYKVSINSNGGYGTPENLGNTINTEGKETYPFVTNENEIYFSSDGHPGLGGLDVFVANIEENGTITNIQNVGGDVNSPNDDFAYIIDPVSRRGYFSSNKDGGQGSDDIYKFLETKKLKCIQELEGIITDAETGAILPGAIITLYNNQMAVKNSTVSDGSGKYSFPVECGKTYNVRAEKPEYTTKEVNVTIAKTSGKTTLPIALEKSTCKVTVGDDLGKCFGIKMIYFDLNKYNIRTEAALDLEKILVVLNDNPTMKLDIRSHTDSRATHQYNEVLSERRAKSTIKWLIKNGVAPNRLTGKGYGETQLVNQCADGVKCTEEEHQANRRSEFIITAL, via the coding sequence ATGAAAAACTATACACTATATTTCTTCACAATCATAAGTGCTTTTTCATTTAGCAGTTATGCACAGCAGTCAAAAATAAATTCGGGAGACAAAAAATACGATAATTACGCCTACGTTGATGCCATAAAAACTTATGAAAAAGTAGCCAATAAGGGTTATAAATCTGAAGACATGTTTAAAAAATTAGGCAACTCTTATTATTTTAATTCTGATTTTGAAGGTGCCGCAAAATGGTACGGAGAATTATTTGCCATGAATACTACTGTTGAACCAGAGTATTATTATCGATACGCCCAATCTTTAAAGTCTACTGGAGATATTGCTAAGGCAAATAAAATTTTTGATGAATTTAATACTCAATCAAAAAACGATACCAGAGCCAAACTTTATAAAAATGATGTCAATTATCTCGATGAAATTAAAGCAAATTCAGGAAGATATAAAATTGAAGATGCTGGAATAAACAGCAAATATTCAGATTACGGATCTTTTGTTTACGATAATAAAATCTATTTTGCCTCGGCAAGAGATACAGGAAATTTTTCGCAGCGAAAACACAAATGGACAGGAGAATATTTTACGAATATTTACAATGCAGATCTTAATCCTGAAACAGGAAAAGCTGCAAAAGTAAATAAGTTTAAATCTGCTATAAATACAAAATTCCATGAAGCTTCTCCAGTTTTTACCAAAGACGGAAAAACAGTTTATTTTACTAGAAATAACTACATCAATGGAAAAAAAGGAAAAGACGATAATAAGATTACGCTAATCAAAATCTATAAAGCTGAATTGGACAGTAATAACAAATGGACCAATATTGCCGAACTTCCTTTTAACAGCGATAACTACAGCGCTGGACATCCAGCTTTAAGTCCAGATGAGAAAACATTATATTTTTCATCAGATATGCCCGGTTCAGTAGGACAATCAGACTTGTATAAAGTGAGCATTAATTCTAATGGCGGATACGGAACTCCAGAAAATCTGGGAAATACAATAAATACAGAAGGAAAAGAGACTTATCCTTTTGTTACAAATGAAAATGAAATCTACTTTTCATCAGATGGGCATCCCGGTTTAGGTGGTTTAGATGTTTTTGTTGCTAATATCGAAGAAAATGGTACAATCACTAATATTCAAAATGTCGGAGGAGATGTGAATTCCCCTAATGATGATTTTGCCTATATCATTGATCCAGTTTCCAGAAGAGGATATTTTAGCTCTAATAAAGACGGTGGACAAGGTTCTGATGATATTTATAAATTCTTAGAAACCAAAAAACTAAAATGCATTCAAGAACTGGAAGGCATAATAACAGATGCCGAAACAGGAGCAATTCTCCCTGGAGCAATAATTACTTTATACAACAATCAAATGGCAGTTAAAAACTCTACTGTTTCTGACGGTTCAGGAAAATATTCTTTTCCTGTAGAATGCGGCAAAACCTATAATGTAAGAGCAGAAAAGCCAGAATACACCACAAAAGAAGTTAATGTTACTATTGCCAAAACAAGCGGTAAAACAACTTTACCAATTGCATTAGAAAAATCAACCTGCAAAGTTACTGTTGGAGATGACCTCGGAAAATGTTTTGGAATTAAAATGATTTATTTCGATTTGAATAAATACAATATAAGAACAGAAGCTGCTTTAGATTTAGAAAAAATATTGGTTGTTTTAAACGATAACCCAACAATGAAACTCGATATTCGTTCGCATACAGATAGCAGAGCAACACATCAATACAATGAAGTTTTATCTGAAAGAAGAGCAAAATCAACTATAAAATGGCTGATTAAAAATGGCGTAGCCCCAAACCGATTAACCGGCAAAGGATACGGCGAAACACAGCTTGTCAATCAATGTGCTGACGGTGTAAAATGTACCGAAGAAGAACATCAAGCCAATAGAAGAAGTGAATTTATTATTACTGCTTTATAA
- a CDS encoding CAP domain-containing protein, with protein sequence MKKIMRIMLFIAILIAMNSCSAETAEGSVDNTPVETLVANYTYNDTEIQTMKLINEYRVSIGLNALERINHISYKCEEHNKYMIENNVVNHNDFTERSKNLTDVLGAKKVGENVAYNYKTPEAALRAWLDSPGHKENIEGDYTHFGLSVTTDAATGKKYYTNIFVKI encoded by the coding sequence ATGAAAAAGATTATGCGCATCATGTTGTTCATTGCGATTCTAATCGCAATGAACTCATGTTCTGCTGAGACTGCCGAAGGAAGCGTGGATAATACTCCTGTTGAAACGCTTGTTGCCAATTATACTTACAACGATACAGAAATACAAACCATGAAGCTAATAAACGAATACCGTGTGAGTATTGGTTTAAATGCTTTGGAACGCATTAATCATATATCTTATAAATGTGAAGAGCATAATAAATATATGATTGAAAATAATGTTGTAAACCATAATGATTTTACTGAAAGATCTAAAAATCTCACAGATGTTTTGGGAGCTAAAAAAGTTGGTGAGAACGTTGCCTACAACTATAAAACTCCCGAAGCAGCTTTGAGAGCCTGGTTGGACAGCCCTGGTCACAAAGAGAATATCGAAGGTGATTATACGCACTTCGGATTATCTGTAACGACAGACGCTGCCACAGGAAAAAAATATTACACTAACATTTTTGTTAAGATTTAA
- the pdxH gene encoding pyridoxamine 5'-phosphate oxidase, with product MNDLSNYRRSYEKSELLETNIPEDPINLFNRWFHEVEDFGGSGEVNAMTVSTIGLDGFPKSRVVLLKKFSEEGFIFYTNYNSEKGKAIEANPNVCLSFFWQEMERQVIIKGIAQKTSEIISDNYFDSRPEGSKLGAIVSNQSEVIPSRTFLEENLKKLESEFEGKSIPRPDNWGGYLVTPLQVEFWQGRANRLHDRIRYTSQSDFTWKIDRLSS from the coding sequence ATGAATGATTTAAGTAATTATAGAAGATCCTACGAAAAAAGCGAATTACTGGAAACTAACATTCCTGAAGATCCTATTAATTTATTTAATAGATGGTTTCATGAAGTAGAAGATTTCGGTGGAAGTGGAGAAGTAAATGCCATGACCGTTTCGACAATTGGTCTGGACGGATTTCCAAAATCGCGTGTTGTTTTGTTAAAGAAATTCTCTGAAGAAGGATTTATATTTTATACCAATTATAATTCTGAAAAAGGAAAAGCGATAGAAGCGAACCCAAATGTTTGTTTGTCTTTTTTCTGGCAGGAAATGGAACGTCAGGTAATCATAAAAGGAATTGCACAAAAGACTTCTGAAATTATTTCTGATAATTATTTTGATTCCCGCCCAGAAGGAAGTAAACTCGGAGCGATCGTTTCTAATCAAAGTGAAGTGATTCCGTCAAGAACTTTCTTAGAAGAAAACTTGAAAAAACTAGAATCAGAATTTGAAGGAAAATCAATTCCCCGACCAGATAATTGGGGTGGTTATTTAGTTACTCCTCTGCAAGTTGAATTCTGGCAGGGAAGAGCTAACCGACTCCATGACAGAATACGCTATACAAGTCAATCTGATTTTACGTGGAAGATTGATCGACTTTCTTCTTAA